A single genomic interval of Aureliella helgolandensis harbors:
- a CDS encoding phosphorothioated DNA-binding restriction endonuclease produces the protein MTDNNESLLHHLRSLNVWRRDGERAPHKPLLVLLALAKCSRGEPRLIPYAEIDKPLQDLLREFGPPRKSFHSEYPFWRLQNDGIWELANAEQVEARAGNNDAKKSELLKYGVSGGFKRDVYEALASDRSLLRAAASLLLESTFPDSYHEDILSAVGLDDAFESTMRRKRDPKFRELVLMAYEYQCAICGMDLRLGGRELGLEAAHIKWHQAGGPDIANNGLALCSLHHKLLDRGAIGITPALRVQVSQLTSGNAGFQNWVLPFNGTLVREPQSSDYVLEQEFIDWHTHEVFRAPPREWEVS, from the coding sequence ATGACTGACAACAATGAAAGTTTATTGCATCACCTGCGGTCCCTGAATGTTTGGCGACGAGACGGCGAACGTGCACCGCATAAACCGCTACTCGTGTTACTCGCTTTGGCAAAATGCTCACGTGGAGAGCCGCGATTGATTCCGTACGCGGAAATCGACAAGCCATTGCAGGATTTGTTGCGCGAGTTCGGGCCGCCGCGTAAGTCTTTTCACAGCGAGTATCCGTTTTGGCGATTGCAGAACGACGGAATCTGGGAGCTGGCGAATGCGGAACAAGTCGAAGCGCGTGCAGGAAATAACGACGCCAAGAAAAGCGAATTGCTAAAATATGGCGTTTCAGGAGGTTTCAAGCGGGATGTTTATGAAGCGTTGGCAAGCGACAGGAGTCTGCTTCGGGCGGCCGCATCTCTATTGCTCGAGTCTACTTTTCCAGATTCATACCACGAGGACATCTTGTCTGCCGTCGGGCTTGATGACGCTTTTGAGTCGACGATGCGCCGAAAAAGAGATCCGAAGTTCCGCGAGCTGGTGCTGATGGCTTACGAGTACCAATGCGCAATCTGTGGTATGGACCTGAGATTAGGCGGACGCGAACTCGGACTTGAAGCGGCGCATATTAAGTGGCATCAGGCGGGCGGGCCAGACATAGCGAACAATGGACTGGCACTGTGCTCACTGCACCACAAGCTTCTAGATCGCGGCGCTATTGGCATCACGCCAGCCCTTCGCGTTCAAGTTTCGCAACTTACATCCGGTAACGCTGGTTTTCAGAACTGGGTCTTACCTTTCAACGGAACGCTCGTTCGAGAACCACAGTCTAGCGACTATGTTCTGGAGCAGGAGTTTATCGACTGGCACACTCACGAAGTCTTTCGTGCTCCACCACGCGAATGGGAAGTGTCATGA
- a CDS encoding GDSL-type esterase/lipase family protein: protein MNRSINRFQLATRVALAIALVFHFAFATGDLGAQQPDAERPTIVTLGDSITKAVRPGVTESQTFASLLGKEHGQKVVNVGIGGERTDQALKRLEKEVIALRPRFVLIMYGTNDSYIDQGKTDSRLSIAAYQQNLTDLTGKLLLEGIEPILMTPPPLASSFPVNGIGEHPNVSLQKFVEACRQVAVENALPLIDHFKHWSEAEASGTDLRSWTTDGCHPNPAGQAEVAKLALKTLRALWTPNTELVPLQIQLETVLKREDPEDPALWFHPRLATGNDNQIVMTVQKHLGRSDHFSGLSTMQTHDEGKHWDGPTAHAGLDWVTEPGGVNIAVADVTPGFHRPTNRFLANGAQVRYSEDGRQLDDQKRSHQTAYAVRQASGEWTSWKRLEMPEDEQFDFARSACAQWIVEDDGSLLLPFYIRSGNAGPFATTIVRCDFDGETIRYREHGEVLRLDVKRGLYEPSIVKYQGRYFLTMRNDLHAYVTVSEDGLNYRQIKAWTFDDGSDLGSYNTQAHWLDAGKGLFLVYTRRGANNDHVMRHRAPLFIAQVDPDHLHLIRSTEKVVVPERGATLGNFGVARINALESWVTVGEGNVNEQAKQRGADGSLFLARVKTLPTEPVVFTAMGCGPYSPAAEQALKKYIELENEDSSSRFLVHCGDIVTGKVKDWPEAQYESVAELLTTGNHLPTFIVPGDNEWNDQVDPDRHWGYWTNHFLKFDERWPLPAGTAEVQRQTVRPENFAFLMHHVLFVGINKVGGKVHDREEWEKRLEQNGEWVSQQLATYRNEVHSAVIFAQASASSPIGAFQESLVRAAREFEKPILYLHADGHQWINEPGKYAANITRVQLDVVNESFPPVQVQVTGDPHQPFVFDRRLDKPTWQLSEK from the coding sequence ATGAATCGTTCGATAAACCGCTTTCAACTTGCAACTCGCGTGGCACTTGCCATCGCGTTAGTCTTCCACTTCGCTTTCGCCACCGGGGACTTGGGTGCACAGCAACCGGATGCCGAGCGTCCCACGATTGTGACTCTGGGAGACTCGATCACCAAGGCGGTTCGCCCCGGCGTCACCGAAAGCCAAACCTTCGCTTCGCTCCTGGGCAAGGAGCATGGGCAGAAGGTAGTGAACGTGGGGATTGGCGGCGAGCGGACCGATCAGGCGCTCAAACGACTGGAGAAAGAGGTGATCGCGCTGCGGCCGCGTTTTGTGTTGATCATGTATGGCACAAATGACAGTTACATCGATCAGGGAAAAACGGACAGCCGCCTGAGCATCGCTGCCTACCAGCAGAACTTGACGGACCTGACGGGGAAGCTGCTTCTGGAGGGCATCGAGCCGATCTTGATGACACCTCCTCCTCTGGCGTCAAGCTTCCCGGTGAACGGGATAGGCGAACACCCGAACGTCTCGCTACAAAAATTTGTGGAGGCGTGTCGCCAAGTTGCTGTTGAAAATGCGCTGCCGTTGATCGATCATTTCAAGCACTGGAGTGAGGCCGAAGCGAGCGGAACCGACTTGCGCAGTTGGACGACCGATGGATGCCATCCGAACCCAGCCGGTCAAGCGGAAGTCGCCAAGCTTGCACTGAAGACCTTGCGGGCCCTGTGGACGCCCAATACGGAATTGGTACCGCTCCAAATTCAACTCGAAACGGTTCTCAAACGAGAGGATCCGGAGGATCCAGCGCTGTGGTTTCACCCACGATTGGCGACTGGAAACGACAACCAGATCGTAATGACCGTTCAGAAACATTTGGGCCGTTCGGACCACTTCTCCGGTCTGAGCACGATGCAAACGCACGATGAGGGCAAACACTGGGATGGCCCGACCGCGCACGCAGGACTCGATTGGGTAACCGAACCGGGAGGCGTCAACATTGCCGTCGCCGACGTGACGCCTGGCTTCCACCGGCCGACCAATCGCTTCTTGGCGAATGGGGCGCAGGTGCGCTACAGCGAAGACGGACGGCAACTCGACGACCAGAAACGCTCTCACCAAACCGCTTACGCCGTCCGGCAGGCCAGCGGCGAGTGGACCTCCTGGAAGCGACTGGAAATGCCCGAGGATGAACAATTCGATTTCGCCCGGAGTGCGTGCGCTCAATGGATCGTCGAGGACGATGGTTCGCTACTGCTTCCGTTCTATATCCGCAGCGGCAACGCGGGACCGTTTGCTACGACGATCGTTCGATGCGACTTCGATGGAGAGACGATTCGCTATCGCGAGCATGGCGAAGTCCTACGGCTCGACGTCAAACGTGGGCTGTATGAACCGTCCATCGTCAAATACCAAGGTCGATACTTTTTGACGATGCGCAACGACTTGCATGCGTATGTCACGGTCTCCGAGGACGGTTTGAATTATCGGCAGATCAAAGCCTGGACCTTTGACGATGGCAGTGACCTCGGCAGCTACAACACCCAGGCACATTGGCTAGACGCGGGCAAGGGCCTGTTTCTGGTCTATACGCGGCGCGGTGCCAACAACGATCACGTGATGCGTCATCGAGCGCCCCTGTTCATCGCCCAGGTGGATCCCGACCATCTGCATCTCATTCGTTCCACCGAAAAAGTAGTGGTCCCCGAGCGAGGAGCAACACTGGGTAATTTTGGAGTGGCCAGAATCAACGCGCTGGAGTCGTGGGTGACCGTGGGCGAAGGCAACGTGAACGAGCAAGCCAAGCAGCGTGGAGCGGATGGTAGTTTGTTCCTGGCGCGGGTCAAGACGCTGCCCACCGAACCGGTTGTCTTTACAGCCATGGGCTGCGGCCCCTACTCGCCCGCAGCCGAACAGGCGTTGAAAAAATACATCGAGCTGGAAAACGAGGATTCGTCCAGCCGGTTTCTCGTCCATTGTGGCGACATCGTGACCGGAAAGGTCAAGGATTGGCCAGAGGCCCAGTACGAGAGTGTGGCGGAGCTTCTGACGACAGGCAACCACCTGCCGACCTTTATCGTGCCCGGTGATAACGAATGGAATGACCAAGTGGATCCGGATCGCCACTGGGGTTACTGGACGAACCATTTCCTGAAGTTCGATGAGAGGTGGCCTTTGCCTGCTGGCACTGCGGAGGTGCAGCGGCAGACCGTGCGTCCAGAGAACTTCGCTTTTCTGATGCACCACGTTTTATTCGTTGGCATTAACAAAGTTGGCGGAAAGGTCCACGACCGGGAGGAATGGGAAAAGCGATTAGAGCAGAATGGCGAGTGGGTTTCCCAGCAGTTGGCGACGTATCGGAACGAAGTGCATTCCGCCGTGATCTTCGCCCAAGCGAGTGCCTCTTCCCCAATCGGTGCGTTTCAAGAGTCTTTGGTCCGCGCGGCGCGTGAATTCGAGAAGCCGATCCTGTACTTGCACGCCGATGGCCATCAATGGATCAATGAGCCTGGCAAGTATGCGGCCAACATCACGCGCGTCCAGCTGGACGTGGTCAACGAATCCTTTCCGCCAGTACAAGTCCAGGTAACGGGCGATCCACACCAACCCTTCGTCTTCGACCGACGGCTCGACAAGCCCACCTGGCAGCTGTCTGAGAAGTAG
- a CDS encoding DGQHR domain-containing protein, translating to MTPEFPFVSGAFELTGCKVPYFMLTMAADEAIGNLHVARELIFDPAEIVLEELFQRDIDDLRVKSEIAPYLMRQGELKFFSALVVVLLPHQRNQLKTKYSVRREGNKDELEGVKIRYAKRESSTGEKTATSYGTIRWDVNELKAIVVDGQHRYSALKSLADVAPENLKDVSIPVVLLLLDSSIGFKTDNANLLSSVRKIFIDLNRQAKTVSETRNVLLDDRDPAAVLTRTLMERRVRPDEQTLEQRLAIGSLPLALVDWYSDSLRFDKGIHLTSLLALYKTVAEFLDIPKLDHYDYDKAQDWLRHFKQLDNSLNFDGAVSDARKNNLPIYLGWTELEQLQRWFVSSWGPALSKVLTSTAPYRSFIEKLRKLRILDGSLECWAAMDRHGKKAFAESFGSGHNFTQLEKVISAEKSDDLAFQLVFQKAILTV from the coding sequence ATGACACCCGAATTTCCTTTCGTAAGCGGAGCGTTTGAACTCACCGGCTGCAAGGTACCGTATTTCATGCTAACGATGGCTGCAGATGAAGCGATAGGGAATCTGCACGTGGCACGTGAATTGATTTTCGATCCTGCCGAAATCGTGTTAGAAGAATTGTTCCAGCGCGACATTGATGATCTCAGAGTCAAGTCGGAAATTGCCCCATATCTAATGCGTCAAGGAGAGCTCAAGTTTTTTAGCGCGCTTGTCGTGGTGCTGTTGCCGCATCAAAGGAACCAACTGAAAACGAAGTATTCAGTTCGGCGGGAAGGCAATAAGGATGAGCTGGAAGGGGTCAAAATTAGATATGCGAAAAGGGAGAGTAGTACAGGGGAAAAAACGGCAACTAGCTATGGCACAATTCGATGGGACGTTAATGAATTGAAAGCGATTGTTGTCGACGGACAACACAGGTATTCTGCACTAAAGTCTCTAGCGGATGTCGCCCCAGAAAACCTGAAAGATGTTTCGATTCCAGTAGTACTACTGCTCTTAGATTCATCGATAGGATTCAAGACGGACAATGCAAACTTACTATCAAGTGTCAGGAAGATATTTATTGACTTAAACCGACAAGCCAAAACCGTTAGCGAAACACGTAATGTTTTGCTAGACGATCGTGATCCGGCAGCAGTGCTTACTCGGACATTGATGGAACGAAGAGTGAGACCTGACGAACAAACTCTTGAGCAGCGCCTTGCAATTGGAAGCCTCCCACTTGCGCTGGTTGACTGGTATTCGGATAGTCTAAGATTCGATAAGGGTATTCATCTAACATCTTTGCTGGCACTGTACAAAACTGTTGCTGAATTCTTAGACATTCCCAAACTCGACCATTATGATTACGACAAGGCCCAAGATTGGTTGCGTCACTTTAAGCAGCTTGACAATAGCTTAAATTTTGATGGCGCAGTAAGTGACGCCAGGAAAAACAACCTTCCGATTTATCTTGGATGGACTGAGCTTGAGCAACTCCAGCGATGGTTTGTATCGTCGTGGGGCCCGGCATTATCAAAAGTTCTTACTTCGACTGCTCCCTATAGGTCTTTTATTGAAAAACTTCGAAAGCTCCGAATACTCGATGGAAGCCTTGAGTGCTGGGCGGCGATGGATCGTCACGGCAAGAAAGCGTTCGCGGAATCCTTCGGTTCCGGACATAACTTCACTCAGCTAGAGAAAGTCATTAGTGCGGAGAAATCAGACGACCTGGCTTTTCAGCTGGTTTTTCAAAAAGCAATACTGACTGTATAG
- the istB gene encoding IS21-like element helper ATPase IstB: MPRRAVMKAKDTKELLTDQLRELRLPEFRENYEPVARRAEQQSLSYEQYLQELASLECQTRQTNRIESALRKSRLPLEKTLESFDLKRLPTKVSRQVRSLLEGSFVDRCENVLAFGKPGSGKTHLLSSISQELIRQGRRVYFSSCSLLVQDLLIAKRDLKLSRVLKSLGRFDALMIDDIGYVQQSREEMEVLFTLLADRYERSSVMLTSNLPFGKWEQIFKDPMTTAAAIDRLVHHSVILELNAESYRLAQAKQSKQADG; this comes from the coding sequence ATGCCAAGGAGGGCAGTGATGAAGGCCAAGGATACGAAGGAATTGTTGACCGACCAGCTACGCGAGCTCCGCTTACCGGAATTCCGGGAGAACTACGAGCCTGTAGCCCGACGAGCCGAACAGCAGAGCCTAAGCTACGAGCAATACTTGCAGGAGTTGGCGTCGCTGGAATGCCAGACTCGCCAGACGAATCGCATCGAGTCGGCACTCCGCAAGAGCCGTCTTCCACTGGAGAAGACGCTGGAGAGTTTCGATCTGAAGCGTCTACCGACGAAAGTGTCTCGGCAGGTGCGTAGCCTGCTCGAGGGCTCCTTCGTCGATCGCTGCGAAAACGTGCTCGCGTTCGGTAAGCCGGGTAGCGGAAAGACGCATTTACTGAGTTCAATTTCGCAGGAATTGATTCGCCAGGGCCGGCGGGTGTACTTCAGCAGTTGCAGCCTGTTGGTTCAAGACTTACTGATCGCCAAGCGGGACCTTAAGCTAAGCCGCGTATTGAAGAGCCTCGGTCGTTTCGACGCTCTAATGATCGACGATATCGGTTATGTGCAGCAGAGTCGCGAGGAGATGGAAGTGCTCTTCACGTTACTCGCCGACCGCTACGAACGCAGCAGCGTTATGCTGACAAGCAATCTCCCGTTCGGCAAGTGGGAGCAGATCTTCAAAGATCCGATGACCACGGCGGCTGCCATCGACCGCTTGGTCCACCACAGTGTAATCCTCGAATTGAACGCTGAAAGCTACCGCCTGGCCCAAGCCAAGCAGTCCAAGCAGGCAGACGGTTAG
- a CDS encoding IS4 family transposase has protein sequence MCHHPFDSFRCRVQHARQHGDLYFAALISKETIASVFGNASAILDSARVYNTSVTLWVFLSQVMSIHHGCVSAVAKLITHRVANNQTACSAETGAYCIARDKIDEQSMQRLVTASGLAIEDSSPDHWRWLGHRVITADGATVTMADTSENQAAYPQLSSQAPGCGFPILRVVVLFALSTGVVLDMAMGRYKGKFTHEVSLFRQIDAIIEETDVFLADRAYAGWFEMARMIQRGAHVVVRKHQLRKSDFRTGIRYGKDDHSIQIDKPARPDWMSIEEYETYPDFITIREIRIRVENNGFRTREIIVHTSLSDDTEYTREDIAALFRRRWQAELHLRSLKTVMQMEHLRCKKPHRVRNEIRTHMLAYNLIRGVMSEAAVEGDVQPWHISFKSTLTTVTDMLPVLGLISNADELCTVLYRCCLQHAVGNRPDRYEPRVLKRRPKKYKLMQKPRSEYKPGEA, from the coding sequence GTGTGCCATCATCCGTTTGATTCGTTCCGCTGTCGAGTCCAACATGCGCGCCAACACGGCGATCTTTACTTCGCCGCCTTGATCTCCAAAGAGACTATCGCGTCAGTCTTTGGCAATGCAAGTGCCATTCTCGATTCGGCCAGAGTTTACAACACATCGGTCACGCTGTGGGTCTTCCTCTCGCAAGTCATGAGCATCCACCACGGCTGCGTCTCTGCGGTCGCCAAGCTGATCACCCATCGAGTCGCCAACAACCAAACTGCTTGCTCTGCCGAAACCGGTGCTTACTGCATTGCTCGAGACAAAATCGACGAGCAATCCATGCAACGTCTTGTGACGGCCAGCGGACTTGCGATTGAAGACAGCAGTCCCGACCATTGGCGATGGCTGGGGCACCGCGTGATCACCGCCGATGGTGCCACCGTCACGATGGCAGACACGTCGGAGAATCAAGCCGCCTACCCGCAACTTAGTAGTCAAGCACCCGGTTGTGGATTTCCGATCTTGCGAGTCGTTGTACTGTTCGCGTTGTCGACTGGCGTTGTGCTCGACATGGCGATGGGCCGATACAAAGGTAAGTTCACTCACGAAGTAAGTTTGTTTCGTCAGATCGACGCAATCATCGAAGAAACCGATGTTTTCCTAGCTGATCGCGCCTATGCGGGTTGGTTCGAGATGGCGAGGATGATTCAACGTGGTGCACACGTCGTTGTTCGCAAACACCAGTTGCGCAAGTCAGATTTTCGGACTGGAATTCGTTACGGCAAAGACGATCACTCCATCCAAATCGACAAGCCAGCTCGTCCCGACTGGATGAGCATTGAAGAGTACGAGACGTACCCGGACTTCATCACCATTCGCGAGATCCGTATCCGAGTTGAGAACAACGGATTTCGCACTCGCGAGATTATCGTTCACACATCGCTGTCGGACGATACGGAGTACACGAGGGAGGACATCGCGGCCCTGTTCCGTAGAAGGTGGCAAGCAGAACTTCATTTACGGAGCTTGAAAACGGTCATGCAGATGGAACACTTGCGCTGTAAAAAGCCGCATCGAGTGCGGAACGAAATTCGGACGCACATGTTGGCTTACAATTTGATTCGCGGGGTGATGTCTGAAGCGGCCGTCGAAGGCGACGTTCAACCTTGGCATATCAGTTTCAAGTCAACACTGACAACGGTGACGGATATGCTTCCGGTTCTAGGCCTAATCAGCAACGCCGATGAATTATGCACTGTGTTGTACCGCTGCTGCTTGCAACACGCAGTTGGCAATCGACCGGACCGCTACGAGCCCAGGGTGCTCAAGCGAAGACCGAAGAAATACAAGCTGATGCAAAAGCCAAGAAGCGAATACAAACCCGGGGAGGCATAG
- a CDS encoding DNA phosphorothioation-associated putative methyltransferase: protein MEEGKQVDLSELPVEVLRHRAAIRRSEPSLPLKCLIRDNLLHSETTFFDYGCGYGDDLEQVGRLGFEANGWDPAYRPDESRREADVVNLGYVINVIEDQVEREETLRLAWGLAKSVLSVAARIAVDGTGDGDFEFGDGVITRIQTFQKYFTQTELRLYIEQTLGTEAVPAAPGVFYVFKDAGLRESFSASKYRRRIVAPRRRVAEIQFDRHRELLEMLIHVASELGRLPFHDEFERTDEVLAAFGTMKRAFKLIRKVTGADPWDTLRQSRIDDLRVYLALARFPKRPALSHMPVGMQRDIKEFFGGYKAACDSADALLFEAGESEMIDAACQRATLGRLTTNALYLHRSAVSSLEPVLRVFEGCAQAYLGDVDDANVVKLHRFSGKISYLAVPRFDEIPHPPVRRTIKLSLRNLFLQCIDHTENKNPLLLDRKEKMIEADHPWRDRFARFTVQEAQHGLLEDLVDMQLALNWHMRLKEAGLMIRGYRLLYREGVARKRLPPKTLFVDESDSSECTLEQDSVSDLEFTTPRDLPANLAIDSDEEDAADLDSRPQAELPTRSRRFGIGKEIGYAVYIHRQYEDALGATVEWAKRHLPQDYDYNVVKLNQRNDSVSFIRCPGFDTEHEPVITAIIVISANGTAQRRTLPSDSYIYHHKWLFVDDDYQGFDVTASKERSQQWSSLENVDRSRIGRKSYWEIHVMPRLTQQPVDRWVRSAEARKQLKLSTCDLAHMRENGEIESKKVGNAYLYKMSSDGVASQEAEVHPPKN, encoded by the coding sequence GTGGAAGAGGGAAAACAAGTTGACTTGAGCGAATTGCCGGTCGAAGTTCTGCGCCATCGGGCCGCAATCCGGCGTTCGGAACCATCGCTACCACTCAAATGCTTGATACGCGATAACCTGCTGCACTCTGAGACTACCTTCTTCGACTACGGTTGCGGCTATGGCGACGATCTGGAGCAAGTCGGTCGGTTGGGGTTCGAAGCCAATGGCTGGGATCCGGCCTATCGACCGGACGAATCACGCCGCGAAGCCGATGTGGTGAACCTGGGCTACGTCATCAATGTAATTGAAGATCAAGTGGAGCGTGAAGAGACGCTTCGGTTGGCTTGGGGATTGGCGAAAAGCGTCTTGTCGGTTGCGGCTCGGATTGCCGTGGATGGTACGGGCGACGGCGACTTTGAATTCGGTGATGGAGTCATCACGCGAATTCAAACTTTCCAAAAGTACTTTACGCAGACCGAGCTGCGGCTCTACATCGAACAAACGCTCGGCACCGAGGCCGTACCGGCAGCTCCAGGTGTATTCTACGTCTTCAAGGACGCTGGCCTGCGCGAGTCTTTTTCGGCTTCGAAGTATCGTCGGCGCATCGTGGCTCCCCGCCGGCGAGTGGCGGAGATCCAGTTCGATCGACACCGCGAATTGCTGGAGATGTTGATCCACGTAGCTTCAGAATTGGGACGGCTTCCGTTCCACGACGAGTTCGAACGGACGGACGAAGTGCTTGCGGCGTTCGGCACGATGAAACGCGCCTTCAAGTTGATTCGCAAAGTTACGGGGGCGGATCCTTGGGATACACTGCGTCAGAGCCGTATCGACGATTTGCGGGTGTATTTGGCACTGGCGCGGTTCCCAAAGCGGCCAGCGCTGTCTCACATGCCGGTAGGCATGCAACGCGACATCAAGGAGTTCTTTGGCGGTTACAAAGCCGCTTGTGACTCTGCGGACGCACTCTTGTTTGAGGCAGGCGAGTCGGAGATGATCGACGCGGCCTGCCAGCGAGCGACGCTCGGCCGGCTTACCACCAACGCTTTGTACCTCCATCGCTCCGCAGTATCGTCGCTTGAGCCGGTGTTGCGGGTCTTCGAAGGATGTGCGCAAGCCTACCTTGGTGACGTAGACGACGCCAACGTCGTGAAACTCCATCGCTTTTCCGGGAAAATTTCGTATCTCGCTGTGCCTCGGTTTGATGAGATCCCGCATCCTCCAGTGCGACGCACGATTAAGCTTTCGCTTCGCAATCTGTTCCTGCAATGCATCGATCACACGGAGAACAAGAATCCTTTGTTGCTGGACCGAAAAGAGAAAATGATAGAAGCAGACCATCCTTGGCGTGATCGCTTTGCACGGTTCACTGTCCAGGAAGCCCAGCATGGATTGTTGGAAGACCTCGTAGATATGCAGCTAGCTCTTAATTGGCACATGCGATTGAAGGAAGCCGGTCTAATGATTCGCGGCTATCGTCTGCTTTATCGTGAAGGCGTTGCTAGAAAACGCCTACCGCCGAAAACGTTGTTTGTTGACGAGAGCGACTCGTCTGAATGCACCCTAGAGCAAGATTCCGTTTCGGACTTGGAGTTCACGACGCCTCGCGATCTACCTGCGAACCTAGCAATCGATTCGGATGAAGAGGATGCTGCTGACCTAGACAGCAGGCCGCAGGCCGAACTGCCAACGCGCTCTCGACGTTTTGGTATTGGCAAAGAGATAGGGTACGCCGTCTACATCCACCGACAGTACGAGGACGCTCTGGGAGCCACCGTCGAGTGGGCGAAACGGCATTTGCCGCAAGACTATGACTACAATGTGGTCAAGCTCAATCAACGAAATGATTCCGTTTCATTTATCCGCTGTCCCGGATTCGACACTGAACACGAGCCAGTGATCACCGCGATTATTGTCATTAGTGCGAACGGCACTGCCCAGCGGCGAACATTGCCTAGCGATTCGTACATTTATCATCATAAGTGGTTGTTTGTTGACGATGACTATCAAGGTTTTGACGTCACTGCGAGCAAAGAGCGTTCTCAACAGTGGAGTTCATTAGAAAATGTGGACAGGTCTCGTATTGGTCGCAAGAGCTACTGGGAAATACACGTTATGCCACGTCTAACACAACAGCCTGTGGATCGCTGGGTACGGAGTGCAGAAGCACGGAAACAGTTGAAACTTTCGACTTGTGATCTGGCCCACATGCGTGAGAACGGGGAAATTGAGTCGAAAAAGGTGGGCAATGCCTACCTATACAAAATGTCCAGCGACGGAGTTGCAAGTCAAGAGGCAGAAGTCCACCCTCCGAAGAATTGA